The sequence below is a genomic window from Montipora capricornis isolate CH-2021 chromosome 14, ASM3666992v2, whole genome shotgun sequence.
ggagggagattaaaaatctaaaactagtttcagtgctgtttctttttttttctacctcagaaatacgtaaatcacaaaaataaaaaaccacgaggttttgaattatgtcttataccaTACAGGAATTTTCCCActctgctaaaaagtgattactgttgcagttgcaaaagtaccgtgggaaaacattatatctgacagtctctttgaggagaaatccgtggaataaggtcttgtcgaagccattcagaattacggaaacatcaaatcgtAGTAGaggaggacatttgtgtcgtttccacaaaaaatttgtcgatcgtgttgcttgcacgatggcattttgaacgatggaatgtacgctgaaacactaaaaatacacttaccgaaagcgtcagaggtttcatcttcacttgctcttacagcaaacgaatgatcatttctccagtttctttgtgtgtaaggctaaaattattgttctcgaaacactttcaacccgccatttctactgtttacggttttgtcttttctgtttccggttaaactaaagcatacgtaataagaccgAAACCCACCTTTTCTGGgaaaaatggagtcgattatcccagagtctctccgggcgctcacccgctgaccaagaagaggactctgggtacgagattgtgtTAACACTTAATACCCTGATGAAGGCAGGAGAGAGCTCAACGGTAAGTCGTCGAACGCTACTATTAGTCTGAATGGTTTTGGTACAATCGTGAAGGAGTCCATAAAGCTACACCCAGATGGGGCAGCAAAGTACTGTACGCATGACAGGTCGTACTATCCTTTCGGTTAATATGCCGTGCCCCTTTCAGCTGTTGCAACGATGGCACCTTGCCAAGTGAAGGaataacagaagaagagaaacagaagaaaGAATGGTTAGAGAGCAACAGACCAGTATGCCATCGGACTGTTAGGAGTGAGacaacaaaagataaaaaagtGGGGCCTTGCCGCCTGCTGTCTTCGCTATTCAACCCCACCGGCAACGAGTCTGAAGAGAGACTTCCATTCCCTGAGAAAATCAATATCTTTAAATCAGCGAATTCCGTACCTCAACCAGTTGTCAGTGTACAATTTGTGGGCGATGGGATGTTTCTGAGATGTTCGAAGCTTTCACAAAGAGATGCAAATTGATGATATATAAGACAAATTCTGATGACGACGAAACCGAAAATGAAGAATATCTAGAACTTATCAAGAGAGCGTGTATTACCCGATCCGGCAGAGCTGTTTGTGCATTTGGGCGTCTCGACTTGTGACTGTAAGTAGTAAATTACAGTTGTCTTTATGACGCTTGCAACGATAATATTACTTCAAGAGAGGATACTGGGACGGAGAAGCTGGGTATACACACAAGAACAAAGCAGAGTTCATTAATGaactttaaggtgattccttagtaatagaagtgtcataagattttctttaaacttttttcgattgttccctacactatggtgactcgaaatgtgcaattaaaaaaatagtactgcctgtcactcccctgctaagcggcatctttgtgcatagagtcttgttAGCGTATTTTTTTCGGTTTGAGGGGGTTGAGGTagtgcgtagatttctctggtgcataCAGGAGAACATTAacttgcaatggcgtcgaaagtcattgtaacgcgaatggcgttttagtgcatctttaaacaaaatatacctttatggagctcaaagaatggaacgtcaattggataaacaagacaggcgttgaaaaaaaatatgtggaatcttaaaagcgacgagtaatggacttcgacgaCAATCTTTCGCCcatcgagccgaaatcaaagtgagctgaatttctaatattttgccaagccaagtgtggtgttatgtacaacagtGAGACAAAATGGggaattctctggtaacttatgagttcaccaaagacaaagaaggaatcaaacaccttaaagtggatctgtgatctctgttgtctgtctatttaatttaataatttatttacttatatagcgccctttTAACATTTATAGATTGATCAAAGGCGCTTTAAAATCCAAGAAAACTAATATTTACAATagataattacaataaagaTGCTATTTACAATAGATAAATTACAATAACagtactaaaataaaataataataataataataatataatgaataaatgaatgaatgaataaaaagtacataaatagaatttaaaatacCGATAAGATCGTAATGCAAATCTAAAACGCTAGCTTAAAAAATAAGTcttaagagatttcttaaatagCGCTAGCGAATCAATCGTGCGGATGTGCGCAGGCAAGCTGTTCCACAGCGCAGGCGCAGAGGCATGAAACGAGCGGGCACCTAAAGTTGTGTGCGCATAACCCCTTTTGGGCGTGCTAAAAATATTGTATCATTATTGCGTAGTGAATATCTAGACGATGATCTAATACAGATAAGGTTACTTAAATAACTAGGAGCCATGCCATGAATCGCCTTAAAAGTAATCACCAAGATCTTGAATTGAGTACGATAATTTACTGGCAGCCAATGAAGGTTGTAAAGTACAGGATTAATGTGATCGAATTTCATTGTGTCCGTTATAAGCCTGGCTGCCCTATTCTGTATGCGTTGTAATTTCGATAGCTGGTACTTGGGTAACCCATATAATAGACTATTGCAATAATCCAGCCTTGAAGTTACGTAAGCATGGACTAATGATTGTCTGCATTCCTTAGACAAGCATTTCGATATACGCCTAATGTTATGAATGTGGTAGAAGGAGGCCTTGCATATCTGGTGAATATGGCTGTTCATCCCGAGAGATTCGTCTAACATAACGCCGAGGTTCCTAACACTGGAAGAACGATCAATCTTCTGGTTGCCAACTTCTATGCTAGAAGAACAAAGTTTACTTAACTGCTGACGAGTTCCGATAGCAAGAAACTCAGTCTTCGTGTCGTTCAATAGCAACCGCCCATCAATCATCCACTTTCGAATGTCCTTAATGCATGCTTCCATAGCGCGATGCGCGACATCCTGGGCATCATCATCGCGTGGCCTGAAGCTGAGGTGGATTTGGGTGTCATCGGCGTAAAAATGGACTTGAGGAAGGTGACGTTCAATGgcattttgtatttatttgtactaaGCTCTGTACAGTCTACCGGTAACAAtcggaaatttcactaattcttgttaaccttcaatggcaTCGAAATTTATTGTAACGCAATTGGTGTTTTAGTggtctttaaacaaaatataccctcatggagctcaagaatggaacgctaattggatgaacaagacaggcggtgaaaaataaatatctgaaaTCTTTAAaacgacgagtaatggtcttcgacaacagttCCATTTTTCGCAGATGGATATCAAGTCTGctttatttctaatattttactaacctggtattatatacaacactgaaatcaaatggcaatttttttatggatttaacaaacattgaaggaatcgaacgccttgaatgtatcacactgtttactgaagtcgcatcgaAGTTGTCTggtaatttacatttatttttgtactcaactctgcaaaggcaaaaaaaaaaaattggaaatgtaacaatgaaaaattatttgaatgaaagcttgttgtctctttgtgCTTCGtaatttacggtcaaggttctttcgaaaagggttttgatgtgaactgtcagaaatttaatttaattgcatatgctttgtgacacggattgtgtgtcttgtttgcacgcacgctattgaaataggaagggttttttgcctcgaaaagcaaatatgttgtttgtttcataaattttttcgctggaaaaggcttttgtgagatttccagcgTTTGTGAATTTAAacatgtgtaattttcaagcttaacaaatttgcatacgtgcgttgaaatgtgatacgagaggatttttgtggtagtgcgctgtaagcagcgcgtgcataagtcacgaaaataaataggtctgttggaagcgtgcttgagttttaactaaatgagccccaaaaatcagcaaaaaaattgtgacgctgatgaataataaagtagctgctatttccaaaacgaatgGAAAATACCGGTGATAAAAAACCTCGtccttggagagtaaatttttgactttgcagaaacaatggtcaacctcaagagttgggctatTGTGATCTTGTGTTGACGCAcacttgtcaaagaaaaaagaaaactgactaaaaaaaaaaaaaaaccccggtatcttgccatcatttgacacagatgcttcactgtttcgcgagtaaacacaccgcggtaacttgatctcggcgcccgctgaattcgatgtcactttcgattttgcgattttacttgtgcagccaaaagtacaataacaaaattgaacgtagcaaaaatctcccaaaaatgtttttcgctgatggtaactttttatattcgagactcaaaaattaattaatgttgttttcatgtcgtaaattttgttgctgatggcaaaatctATTATTcccgatcgaccgtcctgaaaacttcttctgctcttcctaaaaactgtgtatcaatatttatttacttttgcatcaatatttgttttgcataaagcaagctaacaaaatctgaccTTGCTATgtatttttgagcgttaaaatggaattttcggtcctatgcttctgtcaCAAGTGGCAACATTTAACAATtacctgaaaaaaattaatcctAGACTGATTTTCGTAATGGAAGTGATGTATAGATTTAGCCCAACCTAAAACCGGAGCTCCCGTGTTATGCTGCGGGGCTGGCGAAGCGAGCGGGCAGCACATAATCTGGatttaagaaaataatataaGCTGCAACAAATTTACGACTGCACCACTTTTGACCCGAATGCGTTGTATTTACTGACATCTCACTTTGAGCTTTGTATTTCATAGTTTGGCACAGTTACGCCTCCTTCGGGTCAAATTCTAGAATCATAAGAAGAACTGTAATGAAATTGTCGTTGATAAACTTGTAAAATGCATAGAAAACTGCCATGAAACCGTAAAGTGCATATAAGGTACGCTTGCCTCGTGCTTCAAGCCGCAGCCCTGATTATAGTTCTACAGACATTTCTGATGAGTAACCGGACACCCGCGATCTCGGTACAAGGGGAGTGTCTTGCTTTCTCATTTTACGTATACATCATGCCCGAATTTCAGATCAGGGCTTATCAGCTagaattttgtattttctttccgtTAACTTTCCTCAACTTCAACACGATATGGAAATGGGGCGGTCAAGGTTAAATTTTGGCACAATGACAATACTCTCATTCCCTCAACATAAAATAAGTCCCCCTGACTTTAATAAGCCGTTGATCAGTGTGGTTATCCATGCTAAATGTTGTTACTTTCAATGAAACTTACTGCAGCATTACTCTCACGAACTAATTGTAATTCATAACTCGAGTCATCCTCGAAAAGTCTAAAAGGCCTATTTGTTCTTGTACCCGCACTCCCATTCTTTTTTGACATATGACATCTATTAGATACACTagtttattcttacaataagttaatcTGGCTTAAGGCTGCGAACCAATAGAACCTTGTCAgaggtcaacttaaaaaaaaaaaaaagctgacgtcgatgagctttaaacttgagctcGGGATATAGTCATGTGATACTGGCCAGGACATACcctgttttgacaggtgtcaattaaccatacatggatgtccaatatccaAGATGTACGCAGTAAACTAGCTGAAGTATGGCCCACATGTTGGGCACAAGTGTTCAATTAttgattattactattattatattattatattatattattatattattatattatattattaatattattagtatATTACATTTTCATATTTGCATACATGGACGTACGTCAAACGATGACCAagaccaaattttctcgcacagatcaACACGTTCTCCCCTTGAAGTCACGATTATCGTGATTCTTAATTtcctttgaattcactattgtcgtgcactaccacacgtacgcaatgcgtgcctattttttctaaagatgacaagAATGTTTCTTTCTGACAGTGCTTTATAGGCTGTAgtcaggtttttaacctcagataAATATCTGCTTCGTCATATGAACGTTTGAGCCCACGGGCCTCTGCTGGAACgacatctgggtgacccctaaaatggtcttaatgacccctgacttgaaaaaaattcctggaagcgctgcagttcaataccacccaactcatcTCCTTCTGTTTTTGAATAATACGTACCACATGAAACCCAgagtacgctcatggagcgtctagtcatattttaattttgtatttccagtggggtaaaaaaacaatttaattagcatgagacaagaaAAACGTGAGAGATTCTTGTACTTGTAATCCAATGGCGTCACCATGTAAATATCCTATTAATTTGGTCCTTGTCTGAACGAACAACAAACGAACCAAGAAACAGCCAATTATACAAATTGTACATAAGTGCATGCATAATGGACTGCCAAGAAAGACTGACTAAGCCTGTTACCTGTAATCAGTGACAATAACCAACAGCAAAATTGGAAGAtaaaaggcaacaaaaagaacgTATTttataaaatgctaaaaaggGCCTTAAAACTTGATCTAAAATTAAAAAGGTTTCCCAAATTTTCGAACCGtatctctggttcttcttcgggggacaatgaatctaaaattcaaaaatcactGCTTCTTATTTTGGTTCCCAAGAGATCTGAACAGCGGCACATATGCCCTTGGGAACTCCATTCTTTCATTCACAGAGTTCTTATCGATGTTTGAGTGTAAAGACTCCGGAGAAATTCTGCGCTTGTAATtagtttcattcctttcaaGAATTTTGGCCGTAGCGTGGATGGATGTCGTGCGTGGTTCTTTCGGCATGTTGTCGGATTGCCGACTCTTTACTCGCGGCACGCGCGGGATCATGTTCCACTCTCCTCGAAGCCCAACACCGTTTGCTCTCGCCAATGTAGGAGAAATCGCAGTCTTTGCATTCAACCCTGTAAACAATGCCTGCTATTTTTTCTTCCGATGGACGGTCCTTcggttttttgaaaacagaAGCAAGTGTGCGTATGGGCTTAA
It includes:
- the LOC138031937 gene encoding uncharacterized protein — protein: MRRANTIPSSEALRTEETSNVQDSLQVNGYPTKFIENAAQPRSGPQSHHPDPAALAVVPYAQGISDRVKRTLQHFNIRTAVKPIRTLASVFKKPKDRPSEEKIAGIVYRVECKDCDFSYIGESKRCWASRRVEHDPARAASKESAIRQHAERTTHDIHPRYGQNS